One window of the Eucalyptus grandis isolate ANBG69807.140 chromosome 6, ASM1654582v1, whole genome shotgun sequence genome contains the following:
- the LOC104455658 gene encoding putative fasciclin-like arabinogalactan protein 20: MATPVSAVALVLLSLLPLCSPLPLESLREATHVLSNSGFVSMSLSLNLISKTLMSPQVPSLTVFSPSDDSFAQFGQPSLSLLQFHFSPHALSLDTLRSLPHGAKISTMNANHSLMVTTSPSDYQVQINSVKIIGSPVFNDGNLVIFGIEMFFDPEFQTSAPVQSPIPGLECVAPRYGGSEDLSGGNVFGEACGAMRSKGYSVMASFLGLQLMKPKGDNQMLTVFAPSDESIVNHTEFQRVPFGLSAACRSVQALSQ; encoded by the coding sequence ATGGCAACCCCGGTCTCCGCCGTCGCCCTCgtgctcctctctctcctccctttgtGCTCTCCGCTCCCTCTCGAGTCTCTCAGAGAAGCCACCCATGTTCTCTCGAACTCAGGCTTTGTGTCCATGTCCTTAAGTCTCAATCTCATCTCCAAGACCCTGATGTCCCCTCAAGTCCCCTCCCTCACTGTCTTCTCTCCCTCGGATGACTCCTTCGCACAGTTCGGCCAGCCGTCACTGTCTCTCCTTCAATTCCACTTCTCGCCCCATGCGCTCTCTCTCGATACCTTGAGGTCACTTCCTCATGGGGCCAAGATCTCCACCATGAACGCCAATCATTCTCTGATGGTCACCACCTCGCCATCTGATTATCAAGTTCAGATAAACAGCGTCAAGATTATCGGCTCACCAGTGTTCAATGATGGGAACTTGGTGATCTTTGGGATTGAGATGTTCTTCGATCCAGAGTTCCAAACTTCGGCTCCGGTTCAAAGTCCAATCCCTGGCCTTGAATGTGTAGCCCCAAGATATGGCGGTTCGGAGGATCTTTCTGGTGGGAACGTGTTTGGTGAGGCTTGTGGGGCAATGAGATCAAAAGGCTACTCTGTGATGGCTTCTTTTCTTGGTTTGCAATTGATGAAACCGAAGGGCGATAATCAGATGTTGACGGTTTTCGCTCCGTCGGACGAATCGATCGTGAATCACACGGAGTTTCAGCGAGTACCCTTCGGTCTTTCTGCGGCATGTCGTTCCGTGCAAGCTCTCAGCCAGTGA
- the LOC120294503 gene encoding putative fasciclin-like arabinogalactan protein 20 — MTSPQVSSLTVFSPSDDSSAQFGQPPLSLLQFHFSPHTLRSLPRGAKISIMNANHSLTVTTSPSDYQVETNGVTIVGLPVFNDGNLVVLGIEMFFRSRVPNFGSSSESSPWP; from the coding sequence atgaCGTCCCCTCAAGTCTCCTCCCTCACCGTCTTCTCTCCCTCGGATGACTCCTCCGCACAGTTCGGCCAGCCGCCACTGTCTCTCCTTCAATTCCACTTCTCGCCCCATACCTTGAGGTCGCTTCCTCGTGGGGCCAAGATATCCATCATGAACGCAAATCATTCTCTGACGGTCACCACCTCGCCATCTGATTATCAGGTTGAGACAAACGGCGTCACGATTGTCGGCTTGCCAGTGTTCAACGATGGAAACTTGGTGGTCTTGGGGATTGAGATGTTCTTTCGATCCAGAGTTCCAAACTTCGGCTCCAGTTCAGAGTCCAGTCCTTGGCCTTGA